The genomic window ACTAAAAACTATAAAAATAGGAGACCAAAAGGTCTCCTCATGTTTCAAATTATTCAAATATTTTTAAACTTTCTATAAATAACCATCAAAGAATCCTATCTACTTTATAAAAATTAGAAAACTCCAAAATATTAAAAAATTTATTCTCAAGGTTTTTTTATTCCCTATTTTAAGAAACCGCCGATAGTTATCTGTTCCATCAAATAAGTTATCTCATTCAATTTAAACATTTTTACATTCTTTCTGAGCTCATCCCTAGACTTGAGTTTTGTCTCACCAAAATACTCTTCGCCCGTGAGAAAAGTATATAGAAAAACCCTCAGATGATTTGATAGACCTCGTGCAGATAGCTTTATCTTACTCTGAAGAGATTCTTTTAGTTCATTTTTGTGCATTTCAAGAAGTTTCTCAAAATACTTTGTAGATGTATAGCAAAGATTATATTTAAGTGCCTTTATCTCTTCACTATCTCCAAAATTATTCGAGAATAAAACCTTCAGCCTGTAGAGAGACATATCCGGAGCTTCAAAACAATCTTTTAGATACTCCATACATATATATCTGTATTTTTTTTTCAGAGAAAGATCTAAGATAAGTATTTTATCAAGCTTTTCACGACGTTCTCTCACATCCAAATTCAGTATGTGTACAAAGATCTCTTCCTTTGAATTAAAGTAGTTGTAAAAAGTTCCTTTTGAAATTTTTGCGGCTTTGGCCAGGTCTTCTATGGTTGTATCAATGAATCCTTTTTTAACAAATATCCTTCTTGCAGCATTGATTATATTCTCTCTTTTGCATAAATTTTCAAAAGTCTCCATAACTCTCTCCTATTTTTCAAGACATCAAAATCATCATAATTTGTATTCAAGATAATTTTTCAACACCCAATATTACAGTAGAATTAATATAACATTAAATTATTTTAATGTAAAGAGGACTTTTATATACTACAACACTGTTGCTCCAAGGAAACTTACATGAGGACTATGATTTAAACCACTCTTCCATGACATCTATTATGCGATCCATGTCCTCCTCTGTTGCTATATAAGGAGGCATTGTATAGAGGTACTTGTAAAAGGGTCTGAGCCACACCCCTCTTTCAGAGGCAAATTTTTGGAATCCCTTGAGGCTCTTGGATTCTTTTACCTCTATAACCCCAGTTACTCCAAGTATTCTCACATTTTCTATTTTATCCGACTTTATTTGACCGAGTCTTCTCATCAGTTGTTTTTCTATCATTTCTATTTTCCCCAGATAGTTTTCTCTTTCAAATATATCCATACTTTTGAGTCCCACTGCACAAGTTAGGGCATTACCCATATATGTAGGTCCGTGCATGAAAGCATCTCTTCCTCTGTCTGAGTAAAAAGCTTCAAATACCTTCGTGCTAGAAATGGTGGCTGCATGACCTAGATAACCCCCAGTCAGTGCTTTTCCGAGAACAACTATGTCAGGTACTATATTGGTATGGTTCATTGCAAAAAGTTTTCCTGTTCTTCCAAAGCCTGTTGCAACTTCATCAAAAATCAATAACACATCATATTTATCGCAAACTTCTCTAGCCTTTTCCAAGTATTTAGGACTGTAAAAATTAAATCCCCCTGCTGCCTGTATGAGAGGTTCTACTATAAACGCCGCTATCTCATCATGTTTTTCCCTGAGAAGCTCTTCTAACTTTGATATATCACTCTCTACCATTTCCTCTGAAGCCTCATAACCACCAGTTGGTCTGTCTATGTGGTAGGTATCCCTAAAAAGATTTAAAAAAGCACCGTGATAAGCAGGATCATCACCTACCTCCATAGTTTTAAATGTATCACCGTGATAGCCTCCTTTAAGGCCTACTATCTTTATCTTCTTCTCGTAGCCCTTGTTGGAAAAATACTGAATAGCCATCTTTAGTGCCACTTCCACCCCCACAGACCCGCTGTCAGAGAAGAATACATGGTTAAGGCCCTCTGGAGTTATCTCTACCAATTTTTTTGCCAAATTTTTAGCCGGATCGTGAGTTAATCCCCCTAGCATCACATGAGAAAATTTCTCCATTTGTTCCGTTGCTGCTTTGTTTAACTCGTCATTACTATACCCGTGACATGCACACCACCATGATGCTACTCCGTCTATTAATTCCTCTCCATTTTTTATCTTTATCCTCATCCCTTTAGCCCACTCTACATGGAGATTTTCATCCTTCGTTTTCATCTGAGCATAAGGATACCACAAGTTCATCTCTTCTATCTTTGTCATTGTAAATTTTACCTCCAACTATCTAGATTTAAGATTTTCAATCTGATATCAGATTGAATACATCATTCATTGTTATAAAAAGTATTAGTCCTATGAGTACTATCATTCCAGCCATATGAAGTCTTTCTTCAAGTTTTTTGTTGACGGTGACACCCAAAAGTTCCAGTATTACAAATACTATTCTTCCTCCATCAAGGGCCGGAAAGGGAAGCAGATTAAATATTCCTATATTTACCGAAAGTAGAGCAGTCAGCCATACAAGGAGTGATGCTCCTCCTTTCGATGCCTCTCCCACCACTTTTACCATCCCCACAGGACCGGTTATATCATCAGCCTTAACTCTTCCTGTAACCAAAAGTTTTAATCCATTAATTATCTGTAAAAAAAGATCTTTAAAAACCCCACCTGCAACTTTAAAACTTTCTATGAAACCATACTTCTGAACGTTGTATTCAGGTAATATTCCTAGAAGTGGCTGATCTCTTCCAGCTTCATATATCGGTTCTACAACAAAGGTCATCTCTTCCCCATCTCTCATAACTTCTATTTTCAAAGGGATCTCTCCTGCCTCTTCCTTTATTACTTGACTTATATCTTCCCAATCTATGATCTCTCTGTCATTTATCTCAAATATTCTGTCACCCTCAAGAATAAGTTCATAAGCATTTGAGCTTTCCATTACACTTCCTATTACAGCTTCCTCACTTTGAATCATCTTACCGCCAGAAACCACCATAAAATATATGATGATCAGAGCAAGAGAAAAATTCATAAATACCCCTGCAAAAAGAACTATAAAACGTGAAAAAGGGGACTTGGTGTTGAAGCCGTCTTCCACTTCACTATCCACTTCCATCCCCTCTATATTCACGAATCCACCAATTGGAATCGACCGCACAGAATAAGTGGTTTCAATCCCTTCATAGGAATAAAGCTTCGGACCCATTCCAATAGAGAATTCCGAAACAGGCATCTTAAAAAACTTCGCAGCTAAAAAATGCCCCAACTCATGAATAAATATTATAATTCCTAGTATAAGTATGGTTATTAAAACATTCATAAATCCTCCAGATTAAACCGCCCTAAGTAATAAAAGTATTTTATCTATTTGTTTAAATTTTCAAGTATCAAATCTCCGCTTTCTGTTTCAGGTCTGTAGTCATATTGAGGCACAAATTGTTCCTTGTAAAGAGGCTCTACTCCCTCTTCCAAGTTAAATTCTGAATAAATGACTTTGTCCTCACTTGCAGGTCTTCTCGAGAACCTTTCCTCATCTCCTGGAGATTCTTTGATCTCGATAGATCCACATGCCGCTAATAATAACACCATGAGTAAAGCAATTAATTTTTTCATCTATAACACCTCCTCTTAGAGACTATTATAGTATCTCTTTCACAGCTTCAAAAATCTCCTCTGAAATTTCATCTATCTTTTTCAGTTTGCCGTCTTCCACACATTTTATCTCTTTCCACTGATATGTCTCCGCTATATTGCATGCATTTTGATGAGACACCCTCAGATACTCTACATCTTTTTCATGAATATCCTTAGCTTCCTCTCCGGTTATTTTATTTTTTCTTTCAGACATCAGCTTTTGAGCCACATCCACTGGCATATTCAGAAAAAAAACTACATCCGGCTTCGGAATCCCCATTTTTTCATACTCGAGATCCTCAAGCCAATCAAGGTATTTTATTTTTTTATATGGGTCTGCAAACTTAGAAGCTTGATGAACCATGTTAGAAGTTGTATACCTATCTGTTATGATTATTCCATTTTCCAAATAAAAATTTTCCCAATCTTTTTTAAAAGAGGCGTACCTGTCTATTGCATACATTGTAGATACAGGATAAGGGTTTACATCGTTTGCTTTTTCTCCGAACTCTCCTGCTAAGTACATTTTTACTGGTTCAGAAGCAGGACTTTCATAATTTGGAAATGATATTTTTTTTACCTTTATTCCTTCCGATTTCAATTTTTCATATAGAATTTCACTTTGAGTTTGTTTTCCGCTAGAATCTGTTCCCTCTATTACTATCAGTTTTCCCATCTATTGTCCTTTCTGATTTTGCCAAACCACTACAAATGTAACCTACTGTATTTATATTAAATTACTGTTAAAATAATTTAATAATTTTAGCCAAAATTAGTCCTGATCCAGTTCCTAGTCTCTAGATCCACTTTTTTTATGGTTTCAAAATCAATTATTTCTACAGGAGTGTGCCTGTCTATAGCCTCTCTCAGTATCATATATATTTCCAAAAACTTTATTTTTCCTTTTAAAAAAAGATCCACTGCCACTTCATTCGCTGCATTAAATACCGTCGGCATTGATTTTCCTACTTTACCAGCTTCGAGGGCATATTCTATCCCTTTAAAAACTTTATGATCTGGTTCTTCAAAATTAAGCTGTGATATTTTTTTAAAATCCAAACTACCGAAGCTTATGTTTTCTTCCCTCTCTGGGTATGTAAAGGCATATTGAATTGGTACCTTCATATCAGGTGCTCCAAGTTGTGCTATAACTGTAGTGTCACGAAATTCTACCATAGAGTGAACTATACTCTGTGGATGCACTAGGACCTCTATACTCTCATAGGGTAACCTAAATAACTGATGAGCTTCTATAACCTCTAGTCCTTTATTTACAAGGGTAGAAGAGTCTATTGTTATCTTTTTCCCCATTGACCAATTTGGGTGTTTCAGTGCCTCTTCCACAGTTACATTTTTCAGTTCCTCTAGATTCTTTCCTCTAAAAGTTCCTCCACTAGCTGTTATTATTATTTTTTTTACCTCTTCCCTTCTTCCGCCTAGCATAGACTGAAATATAGCCGAGTGTTCACTGTCTACAGGTATTATTTCTGCCCCTTTATACTCTTCTAGTAGTTTATTTATGAGCTCTCCTGCCGCCACCATTGTTTCTTTGTTTGCTAGGGCTATTCTTTTCTCTTTCTTCACAGCCTCTATTGTAGCCTCTATCCCCACAGAGCCGCTTACTGCAGTTAAGACTGTGTCTGCTTCTTCGAGTCCCCCTAGAATTTTTAGCCCTTCTTCTCCTCTGTAGACTAAAAGGTCAGGATATCTATCCTTTATCACTTTGTAACCCTCTTCAGTTCCTATAGATACATATTTTGGAGAGAATTCCTCTATCTGTTCAAGTAAGAGGTCATGATTATTATGAGCACTCATTGCCAGCACTTTAAATTTTCCTTTGCTGTTTCTTATTACTTCAAGGGCATTTGTTCCAATGCTTCCTGTAGATCCAAGTATTGTTATCATTTTCATTTATTTACCCCCTAATGAAGAAAATAGGCAGCTTTAGCTGCCTTTAGTTTTTTAAACAAATAATATTTTAAGTAGATAAAACATTGTAGGCACCACAAATATCATACTGTCAAATCTGTCCAATATTCCTCCGTGACCCCCTAGAATATTACCTGAGTCCTTTATCTTAAAATCACGTTTAAAAAGTGACTCTCCAAGGTCTCCTATTTGAGCCATAACACTTACAAAAATTCCCATAGCTAACACTCCTAGAAGAGAAAGCGGACTTTCCTTGAGGTAGAAAAAATATCTTATTATACCTAGCGTTAGGACTGTAAAAAATATCCCCCCCAACGTTCCCTCTATTGATTTTTTAGGACTTATGTCACTTAGACCTCTCCTAAAAAACTTTCTTCCTGTAGAAAGTCCCACAAAATAAGCAAAAGAGTCACAGACCCACACCATAATCTGAGCCGTCAATATCCATAGATTCCCTTGCTGGAGAAAACTCATGGCAATTATATGGGAAAATAAAAATGATATATACATAACTCCTAGAAGTGTCCCCCCTATATCTCTGCTCGCTTCCTCAGAACGACTTTCCAAAACCCTGCTGATTATAAGAAGCATTACTCCCAGTGAGATTACAAATGGTAAAAGTTCACCAAAATGATGTCCTTTCATATATATATAAGTGAAATTAGGTATCGAAAGCCCCAGAATCATACCTAGTTTTTTAAGCGGCCTTTTCCCAGATCTTTCCATCATGTCATAAAACTCATAAAGAGCAGTTCCTATTATTACATTGGCAAAAAGTAGAAGAAGCAGCCCTCCACTCAAAAGTATGTAGATCAAAACCGGTATCCCAAGTATAGCTACAATTAGTCTACTTTTCATTAATTAATCCTCCAAATCGCCTCTCTCTTTTCATGTATGTATTCAGGGCTTTTTCAAGTTCCGCCTCATTGAAGTCAGGCCAGGCAAGATCTGTGACATATATCTCAGTATAAGCTATTTGCCACAGGAGAAAATTTGATATTCTCAATTCTCCGCTGGTTCTTATTAGAAGTTCAGGGTCAGGTATATCACTATACAGATATTTAGAAAAACTTTCCTCTGTTATCTCAGCTATCCCATCTTTAATTATTTTATTTACCGCATCTACTATTTCCGACCTTCCACCATAATTGAAAGCTATGTTAAGGGTTATTCTAGTATTGTCTTTAGTTAGTTTTTCTGTCTTTTCTATTTCTTCAAGTAATTCTTTGTTGACACCCTCTTTTTTTCCGGAAACCATTAGCCGAACACCATTTTTCATCATGGTGTTTTTTTCATTTTTGAGATACTCTTTAAATAATTTCATGAGAGTATCTACCTCTTTCTGAGGCCTCTTCCAGTTTTCTGTAGAAAATGCGTATACAGTTAGATGCTTTACTCCTAATTCCCCTGCATGGGTCAGAATTTTCTTTAGAGACTTAGCTCCTGCTCTGTGTCCCATTGTTCTTGGAAGCCCTCTTTTTTTTGCCCATCTTCCGTTTCCGTCCATTATTATCGCTATATGATTTGGTATTTTTTTTTCCGAACCCGACACAAAATTACCGCCTTTTTTTTAAAATTACATTATATTCTATCATATTTAGAATGTTTTTTCCACAGGCAATAGCTCTAGGTAAATACTTAGAAATAAATTCTTTATTAAATCTATAATTAATTTTTTTTAATATCCTCACAAGAAGCTTTCCCTAAACCAGTGTCAACAGTATAATTTTTTTATTCAATTTTTTTATGATGAAATTAAAATAGAAGTCTAGCACAATAAGCTAGACTTCTAAATTTTTTAAAACTTGATATTATTTTTATACAGTAGTTATCTCTTTTTCTTTCTTTTTCAACAATTCATCCACTAGCTTGATGTGCTCATCAGTAATGTTTTGAGTATCATCTTCAAATGCTTTTAACTCATCCTGAGTTATGTCTCCATCCTTTTCAACTCTTCTGAGGTGATTGTTGGCATCTTTTCTTATGTTTCTTATAGCTATCTTTCCATTTTCAGCTTCTGATTTTGCAAGTTTAACATACTCTTTTCTTCTGTCAGCGGTTAATTCAGGTATTTGTAGTCTTATTACTTTACCATCATTGTTTGGAGTAAGTCCTAGATTTGAGGTCATGATTGTTTTCTCTATCTTTTGGATTAAAGATTTATCCCAAGGATCGATTACTAGAAGCCTTGCTTCTGGAGCCGATACGTTGGCAACCTGATTTAACGGCATCTCAGATCCATATTGCTCTACTTTTATTCCATCTAGCATTGATACATTTGCTCTTCCTGCTCTGATTGATGCAAACTTGTGTTTTGTGGATTCGATAGCTTTATCCATTTTTTCTCTACAGTCATTCATGATTTCTTGTGCGGACATTTATTACCTCCCATATAATATCAATTTTTTATTTTCAATTTTTCCAAATATTTCAAAATTTATCCTTCTATTACAGTTGTTCCTATCTCCTCACCAGTTATAACTCTTCTGATATTTCCCTCTAATAAAGAATTAAATACAATAATTGGAAGATTATTTTCCCTGCAGAGCGATATTGCAGTGGCATCCATTACCTTGAGGTCTTTGTTTAAAACCTCTGTATAAGTAACTGTTTCATATTTCTTGGCGTCACTATGCTTCACAGGATCTTTATCATAGATTCCATCCACTTTTGTTGCTTTTATGACAACATCAGCATTGATCTCTATAGCTCTTAGGGCAGCTGCAGTATCAGTTGTAAAATAAGGATTCCCAGTTCCAGCTCCAAATATTACAACTCTTCCCTTTTCCATATGTCTTTGAGCTTTTCTTTTTATGAAAGGCTCTGCAATTTTAGGCATCTCTATCGCTGTTTGTACCCTAGTCTGTACACCTATTTTTTCTATTGAATTTTGAAGTGCCAAAGAATTTATAACTGTAGCAAGCATTCCCATATGGTCTCCAGTTACTCTGTCTACACCTTGTTCTGCCCCTGACAGACCTCTGAAAATATTTCCGCCTCCTATTACGATAGCCACTTCTACTCCGAGATCTACAACTTCTTTTATCTGTCTAGCATAGGACCCTATTACTTCTGAAGAAATTCCAAACTCCTGGTCTCCCATCAAAGCTTCTCCACTGAGTTTTAAAAGAACTCTCTCATATACAGGTTTCATCCGTTAACCTCCCAGTTATTTTAAAAAAAGGGGATGCAGCAGCATCCCCTATAATTTTTAACTATTATCCGTTAATTTGAGCTGCAACTTCTGCTGCGAAATCAGATTCTTCTTTCTCGATTCCCTCTCCTACTTTCATTCTTTTAAATGAAAGTACAGAGATGTCTCCAGCAAATTCCTCAACAGTTTCTTTATTTTCTGCTCTTACATATACTTGGTTAACTAGGCAGTTTTCCTCATAGAACTTGTTCATTTTACCTACAAGAATCTTCTCTATGATTTGAGCTGGTTTTCCTTCTGCTTCAAGCTGCTTTCTAGCTATTTCTTTTTCTCTCTCAAGGTCATCAGTTGTTACTTCAGATGAATTTAAGTGCTTTGGATCAAGTGCAGCTACGTGCATAGCTATTCCGTTAGCCTTTTCTTTGTTTTCATCTGTAGCCTCTCCAGACATTTCTACGATTACTGCCAATTTTCCACCTAAGTGGCTGTACGTAGAAACAAAACCTTCAGTGGCAACCTTTTCCATTCTTCTGAGGTTCATGTTTTCACCGATTTTAGCTATTAATTCAGTTATTAAAGTTTCTACAGTTTTTCCATCTATCTCTACAGCTTTAAGCTCTTCAACAGTATTTACATCGTTGTTAAGAGCGATCTCTACAAGTTTCTTTCCAAAGTTTACGAAAGCTTCATTTTTAGCAACGAAGTCAGTTTCTGAGTTAAACTCTATAAGTACAGCAGTTTTGTTATCAGCTGAAACACCGTCAAAAACAAGTCCTTCTGCTGCTGTTCTTCCTGCTTTTTTAGCTGCCTTAGCCATACCTTTTTCTCTTAGGTAGTCGATAGCTACTTCCATATTCCCATCTTTTTCTGTAAGCGCTTTCTTACAATCCATCATTCCAGCACCAGTTCTTTCTCTTAGCTCTTTTACCATACTAGCTGTGATAACTGCCATTTAATTTTCCTCCCTAGTGAGTTTTTTATTTCTTTTTGATTGTATGAATCAATACAAGAATTGAGTACCGATTTCAAGTACTCAATCCGTTATTTTATATGTTAAACCAGCTATTACTCAGCCGATCCTTCTTCTATTACTGTTTTTGCTGCAGCTTGTGCTCTTTCAGCTTCAGCTCCTTGGTTCCCTTCTATAACTGCGTTTGCAACGATTGTAGACATAAGTTTTACAGATCTGATTGCATCGTCATTTGCAGGTATAGGGTATGTGATTGGCTCAGGGTCTACGTTTGAGTCAACCATAGCAATTACAGGTATTCCTAGCTTAACAGCTTCTGTTATTGCAAGAGCTTCTTTCTTTACGTCAACTACGAATATAGCTGCTGGTAATCCTTTCATATCTTTGATTCCAGAAAGGTTTT from uncultured Ilyobacter sp. includes these protein-coding regions:
- a CDS encoding TetR/AcrR family transcriptional regulator, coding for METFENLCKRENIINAARRIFVKKGFIDTTIEDLAKAAKISKGTFYNYFNSKEEIFVHILNLDVRERREKLDKILILDLSLKKKYRYICMEYLKDCFEAPDMSLYRLKVLFSNNFGDSEEIKALKYNLCYTSTKYFEKLLEMHKNELKESLQSKIKLSARGLSNHLRVFLYTFLTGEEYFGETKLKSRDELRKNVKMFKLNEITYLMEQITIGGFLK
- the bioA gene encoding adenosylmethionine--8-amino-7-oxononanoate transaminase, with the protein product MTKIEEMNLWYPYAQMKTKDENLHVEWAKGMRIKIKNGEELIDGVASWWCACHGYSNDELNKAATEQMEKFSHVMLGGLTHDPAKNLAKKLVEITPEGLNHVFFSDSGSVGVEVALKMAIQYFSNKGYEKKIKIVGLKGGYHGDTFKTMEVGDDPAYHGAFLNLFRDTYHIDRPTGGYEASEEMVESDISKLEELLREKHDEIAAFIVEPLIQAAGGFNFYSPKYLEKAREVCDKYDVLLIFDEVATGFGRTGKLFAMNHTNIVPDIVVLGKALTGGYLGHAATISSTKVFEAFYSDRGRDAFMHGPTYMGNALTCAVGLKSMDIFERENYLGKIEMIEKQLMRRLGQIKSDKIENVRILGVTGVIEVKESKSLKGFQKFASERGVWLRPFYKYLYTMPPYIATEEDMDRIIDVMEEWFKS
- the rseP gene encoding RIP metalloprotease RseP; translated protein: MNVLITILILGIIIFIHELGHFLAAKFFKMPVSEFSIGMGPKLYSYEGIETTYSVRSIPIGGFVNIEGMEVDSEVEDGFNTKSPFSRFIVLFAGVFMNFSLALIIIYFMVVSGGKMIQSEEAVIGSVMESSNAYELILEGDRIFEINDREIIDWEDISQVIKEEAGEIPLKIEVMRDGEEMTFVVEPIYEAGRDQPLLGILPEYNVQKYGFIESFKVAGGVFKDLFLQIINGLKLLVTGRVKADDITGPVGMVKVVGEASKGGASLLVWLTALLSVNIGIFNLLPFPALDGGRIVFVILELLGVTVNKKLEERLHMAGMIVLIGLILFITMNDVFNLISD
- a CDS encoding thymidylate kinase: MGKLIVIEGTDSSGKQTQSEILYEKLKSEGIKVKKISFPNYESPASEPVKMYLAGEFGEKANDVNPYPVSTMYAIDRYASFKKDWENFYLENGIIITDRYTTSNMVHQASKFADPYKKIKYLDWLEDLEYEKMGIPKPDVVFFLNMPVDVAQKLMSERKNKITGEEAKDIHEKDVEYLRVSHQNACNIAETYQWKEIKCVEDGKLKKIDEISEEIFEAVKEIL
- a CDS encoding 1-deoxy-D-xylulose-5-phosphate reductoisomerase translates to MKMITILGSTGSIGTNALEVIRNSKGKFKVLAMSAHNNHDLLLEQIEEFSPKYVSIGTEEGYKVIKDRYPDLLVYRGEEGLKILGGLEEADTVLTAVSGSVGIEATIEAVKKEKRIALANKETMVAAGELINKLLEEYKGAEIIPVDSEHSAIFQSMLGGRREEVKKIIITASGGTFRGKNLEELKNVTVEEALKHPNWSMGKKITIDSSTLVNKGLEVIEAHQLFRLPYESIEVLVHPQSIVHSMVEFRDTTVIAQLGAPDMKVPIQYAFTYPEREENISFGSLDFKKISQLNFEEPDHKVFKGIEYALEAGKVGKSMPTVFNAANEVAVDLFLKGKIKFLEIYMILREAIDRHTPVEIIDFETIKKVDLETRNWIRTNFG
- a CDS encoding phosphatidate cytidylyltransferase; translation: MKSRLIVAILGIPVLIYILLSGGLLLLLFANVIIGTALYEFYDMMERSGKRPLKKLGMILGLSIPNFTYIYMKGHHFGELLPFVISLGVMLLIISRVLESRSEEASRDIGGTLLGVMYISFLFSHIIAMSFLQQGNLWILTAQIMVWVCDSFAYFVGLSTGRKFFRRGLSDISPKKSIEGTLGGIFFTVLTLGIIRYFFYLKESPLSLLGVLAMGIFVSVMAQIGDLGESLFKRDFKIKDSGNILGGHGGILDRFDSMIFVVPTMFYLLKILFV
- a CDS encoding isoprenyl transferase; translated protein: MSGSEKKIPNHIAIIMDGNGRWAKKRGLPRTMGHRAGAKSLKKILTHAGELGVKHLTVYAFSTENWKRPQKEVDTLMKLFKEYLKNEKNTMMKNGVRLMVSGKKEGVNKELLEEIEKTEKLTKDNTRITLNIAFNYGGRSEIVDAVNKIIKDGIAEITEESFSKYLYSDIPDPELLIRTSGELRISNFLLWQIAYTEIYVTDLAWPDFNEAELEKALNTYMKRERRFGGLINEK
- the frr gene encoding ribosome recycling factor, which translates into the protein MSAQEIMNDCREKMDKAIESTKHKFASIRAGRANVSMLDGIKVEQYGSEMPLNQVANVSAPEARLLVIDPWDKSLIQKIEKTIMTSNLGLTPNNDGKVIRLQIPELTADRRKEYVKLAKSEAENGKIAIRNIRKDANNHLRRVEKDGDITQDELKAFEDDTQNITDEHIKLVDELLKKKEKEITTV
- the pyrH gene encoding UMP kinase, with translation MKPVYERVLLKLSGEALMGDQEFGISSEVIGSYARQIKEVVDLGVEVAIVIGGGNIFRGLSGAEQGVDRVTGDHMGMLATVINSLALQNSIEKIGVQTRVQTAIEMPKIAEPFIKRKAQRHMEKGRVVIFGAGTGNPYFTTDTAAALRAIEINADVVIKATKVDGIYDKDPVKHSDAKKYETVTYTEVLNKDLKVMDATAISLCRENNLPIIVFNSLLEGNIRRVITGEEIGTTVIEG
- the tsf gene encoding translation elongation factor Ts, which gives rise to MAVITASMVKELRERTGAGMMDCKKALTEKDGNMEVAIDYLREKGMAKAAKKAGRTAAEGLVFDGVSADNKTAVLIEFNSETDFVAKNEAFVNFGKKLVEIALNNDVNTVEELKAVEIDGKTVETLITELIAKIGENMNLRRMEKVATEGFVSTYSHLGGKLAVIVEMSGEATDENKEKANGIAMHVAALDPKHLNSSEVTTDDLEREKEIARKQLEAEGKPAQIIEKILVGKMNKFYEENCLVNQVYVRAENKETVEEFAGDISVLSFKRMKVGEGIEKEESDFAAEVAAQING